In the genome of Streptomyces globosus, one region contains:
- a CDS encoding DUF397 domain-containing protein, producing MSIKPSAESLSTLTWVKSSYSTNDGPACVEVAWTKSSYSASNSNECVEVAHLTGTVLVRDSKVPDGGRLAVAPAAWAGFLASAVV from the coding sequence ATGAGCATCAAGCCGTCGGCCGAGAGCCTCTCCACCTTGACGTGGGTCAAGAGCAGCTACAGCACGAACGACGGGCCCGCATGCGTCGAAGTCGCCTGGACCAAGAGCAGCTACAGCGCCAGCAACAGCAATGAGTGCGTCGAGGTAGCCCACCTCACCGGCACCGTCCTCGTCCGGGACTCCAAGGTCCCCGACGGCGGTCGGCTCGCCGTGGCTCCGGCCGCCTGGGCGGGGTTCCTGGCATCCGCCGTTGTTTAG
- a CDS encoding helix-turn-helix domain-containing protein gives MNTDGADESSWELDPEDESGAVIAALGRQLKMWRESAGLDRAKFGQRMGYGPNLIYKIERGTRIPRPEFLDKADEVLGAGGKIAAMKADVEKARYPKKVRDLAELEAKAVEIGAYDCGVVMGLLQTEEYARALYGMRRPAYSEDQVDRLVMARLARQNVIQAQPAPLLTVVQEETVLRRPIGGRMVLRRQLEHLLTVGSLRNVEIQVMPTAVEEHAGLAGSLQLMRLRDGTTVGHNEVQLVSRLITQPKEVQILDMRYGMIRAQALTPRESLTFIEKLLGET, from the coding sequence GGGGCGCCAGTTGAAAATGTGGCGCGAGTCCGCCGGCCTCGACCGTGCCAAGTTCGGCCAGCGGATGGGATACGGCCCGAACCTCATCTACAAGATCGAACGCGGCACCCGCATTCCCCGCCCGGAGTTCCTGGACAAGGCGGACGAGGTCCTTGGGGCGGGCGGGAAAATCGCGGCGATGAAGGCCGACGTGGAAAAGGCCCGCTATCCCAAGAAGGTGCGCGATCTGGCCGAATTGGAGGCGAAGGCGGTTGAGATCGGGGCCTACGACTGCGGTGTGGTGATGGGGCTGCTCCAGACCGAGGAGTATGCGCGTGCCCTCTACGGCATGAGGCGACCGGCGTACTCGGAGGACCAGGTTGATCGCCTGGTGATGGCTCGCCTGGCCCGGCAGAACGTCATCCAGGCACAACCGGCGCCGCTCCTCACGGTTGTGCAGGAAGAGACTGTGCTGCGACGTCCGATCGGGGGCAGGATGGTGTTGCGTCGCCAGCTCGAACACCTGTTGACCGTCGGCAGCCTGCGCAACGTGGAAATCCAGGTGATGCCGACGGCTGTTGAGGAGCACGCGGGACTTGCCGGGTCGCTCCAACTCATGCGTCTCAGGGACGGAACGACAGTCGGCCACAACGAAGTCCAGCTGGTGAGCCGCTTGATCACCCAGCCGAAAGAGGTTCAGATCCTGGACATGCGCTATGGCATGATCCGAGCACAGGCACTGACACCTCGCGAATCGCTCACGTTCATCGAGAAGCTACTAGGGGAGACATGA